The window TAAatacttataatatatataaataatatatacatgaaaatacatgcaaatattttatatatacatatatatatatatgtgtgtgtgtgcgtgtgtgtgtgtgtgtgtgtgtgtgtatatatatacatggtaTTAACTGGTGATTTTAGCAGTAGTGAGTGATACTATAGTTAAATATTTTGTCCCGTGCCTCATAAATCACAGCCCAGGctattgaaatatttgtgtCACCTGAACATGATGGCTGAAAGGGTAACACTTACTCAATTAGCAGTTCATGAAAGATCTTTTTTCGTTCTCCTTTGTTTCTTGTAGGTAAACCTGACAGAGTTAAAGACGTTCCCGAATCCCCCCGAGGCTGTGATTAACGTCACCGCGGCTGTGATGGTGCTGCTGGCTCCACGTGGAAGAATTCCTAGAGACCGCGGGTGGAAGGCCGCCAGAGTCTTCATGGGCAAGGTAAAGGCATTGCTATGACAACAACACACCTCATTCTAGCGCAATCCTCAAGCAGCCCTTGACCCGGTGAAATGTCACGAATACACTACATTATGAAAGCACTTGTGTGGAAgagaataataaatacatgtcaCACGAGATAGACACGGAAATATTAGGGAAAGGCTGATTTACGAGGTCAGCATGAAGGGGAGGAGATGGCTTTTGAAAGTTTGTTGTGTGATATATTGGACGGATAAAGAATCAGGATGCAGATTCAGAGGTAAATCCCAAGTAGGGATGACCCAAGAACATCATAATTGTGCTTTATTACGTCTGTAGCCTTGAGTGCAACATTTCAGCCTTCATTCCAGGTCCAGTATTACTGTAGCTgctatgaataaaatatgtaccTAGCGCTTTGTGTGTACATAACAAAGCATCATACTGTAGctaatcatttatattaataagttaataatattagttttgtctaaataattgttttgtaaaaaaaaaacactgaatacaTGACTCTGGAACACAAAATCAGTTGTTATTTTGCgatttagcatttattatgcAACATGTTCTAGAAGCTCGAGATTTATCAGACAAGATTTATCGTTGCAGGAGCATCTCTGCGATATTATTGAAGTCTTAAAAAAGTGCTAAATTGATGCTGAGTGAAAATGTAACTAAACTTTCAAAGCCAGTTTAGGTGAATTGTGACTGAATATGACAAATATGTAAatctaaaattatgtttttgcataCATATTCGGCAGCACAATGGTTTTTGGTAACGTTGGTATTAATAACGATACCTATTAGAATGTTaactgaagaatcatgtgacattgaagaaaATTCAATGTGCTCACAggaatcttaaaatatatttaaaaaaaaaggtgttttaaattgtaaatgtatttcacaatatattgtTGTATAACACTGTTCACATCAtattatttttggtcaaataaatgcagcctgggtGAGTTTTAAAAGaccattaaaaaaaccttaccaactccaaacttttgaatggaagTGTACTTTATCTTTATAcgatgttttgtacatttttcataaaggcAAACATTCTAGACTTATGTACATATGATATAATACCACTCCTGTTCTTTAGGTGGATGAGTTTCTGCAGACCCTGCTTACTTATGATAAAGAGCACATCCCTGAGTCCAGTCTGAGTGTGGTGAAGCAGGAATACCTGAGAAACCCAGAGTTCCATCCCGATCACATCCAGACCAAGTCCTACGCCGCCGCTGGCCTCTGTGCATGGGCCATTAACATTGTGCGCTACTATGAGGTGAGGGAGAATGTGaccaatgaaataaaaaaaaggatttgatatacactataatatataatataatgtatgtgtatgtaatgGATTTTGAGGTActtactaattatatatatatatatttacaaacaacaaattttaatgacattttcacatttatttcaagttacatgtttaagaaaaatcagacaatcatttatttctatttatttatttttaatgtatttagatttttgtttatatttcacatttaagtaaaattaacattttatttacatttatttaaataacatgaatacaactttaaaaacctaaaattacacctaacttaaaaaaaacaatgtccaatattctaaaaaatataaaagtttctTTAGGTCAAAGTGgttttcagctttaaaatgacaaacaattgtttatttcaatgatttaattaattaaatcaatcaatttgATGTGATTATATTTGGAAATTAAACGggattcaaatttaatttatttgacatttgttttattaacatcaattaaagaaaaagtgaaTATTAAGCTGCAACTTTAAGATTTGTAGCTTTATTTCAAGAATCAAACTATTTGTTTATGTGTAAATAAAGAGAATGTTTGTTGCGTTTTTTAGGTTTATTGTGAGGTCGCACCGAAGCGTTTGGCTCTGGCACAAGCCAATACTGAACTGGAAACTGCTACAGCAAAACTACTCAGCGTCAGAAAGAAACTGGAAGTAAGAGAAACATTTTTCCACAGCACGACAAACCTTAACCACCTTAACCGTCCATTAATATTCCATATTAAGATATAAAGTAGTACCATCTCAGTAATGGCTTTGTGCTGACAGGATCTGGACAGGCACCTGCAAAGCCTAACAGCTCAGTTTGAGAGGGCGGCGGCTGAGAAACTGCGCTGCCAGGAGGAAGTGACACGCACCAGCCA is drawn from Puntigrus tetrazona isolate hp1 unplaced genomic scaffold, ASM1883169v1 S000000723, whole genome shotgun sequence and contains these coding sequences:
- the LOC122335114 gene encoding dynein axonemal heavy chain 11-like; the encoded protein is VNLTELKTFPNPPEAVINVTAAVMVLLAPRGRIPRDRGWKAARVFMGKVDEFLQTLLTYDKEHIPESSLSVVKQEYLRNPEFHPDHIQTKSYAAAGLCAWAINIVRYYEVYCEVAPKRLALAQANTELETATAKLLSVRKKLEDLDRHLQSLTAQFERAAAEKLRCQEEVTRTSQTIELANRLVGGLQVLGGCERRGSGFREAH